A genomic window from Cytobacillus suaedae includes:
- a CDS encoding 30S ribosomal protein S21: MSKTVVRKNESLEDALRRFKRTVSKSGTIQEARKREFYEKPSVRRKKKSEAARKRKF, translated from the coding sequence ATGTCAAAAACGGTCGTTCGTAAAAACGAATCGCTTGAAGATGCTCTTCGCCGCTTTAAACGTACTGTATCAAAATCAGGTACGATTCAAGAAGCAAGAAAGCGCGAATTCTATGAAAAGCCTAGCGTAAGACGTAAGAAGAAGTCTGAAGCTGCAAGAAAGCGCAAATTCTAA
- a CDS encoding GatB/YqeY domain-containing protein, with protein sequence MSLLERLNDDIKQAMKNREKDKVTTLRMIKSSLQNEAIKLGTGELSEEIELTVLSRELKQRKDSLHEFESAGRVDLVDKIQSEIKIVEVYMPKQLDEEEVTAIVKETIEEVNATSKADMGKVMGALMPKLKGKADGSLINKIVQQQLS encoded by the coding sequence ATGAGTCTTCTCGAGCGTTTAAATGATGATATAAAACAAGCGATGAAGAATAGAGAAAAAGACAAAGTTACGACTCTAAGGATGATAAAATCCTCACTTCAAAATGAGGCTATTAAGCTTGGTACAGGCGAATTATCTGAAGAGATTGAACTGACAGTCCTATCTCGAGAATTAAAACAACGTAAAGACTCCCTCCATGAATTTGAGAGCGCAGGTCGCGTTGACCTTGTTGATAAAATTCAATCTGAGATAAAGATTGTTGAAGTTTACATGCCTAAACAACTAGACGAAGAAGAAGTCACTGCTATTGTTAAAGAAACAATCGAAGAAGTGAATGCTACTTCAAAAGCTGATATGGGTAAAGTAATGGGTGCCTTAATGCCGAAGCTTAAAGGCAAGGCTGACGGTTCACTCATTAATAAAATTGTACAACAACAACTTTCATAA
- a CDS encoding flavin reductase: MLMEMNQTVMHSYPGMVALVTAKYNDKKNIMAAGWHSYISYDPPIYGVSIAKERYTYDLIVNSKEFAINFVAAEHVHYIQHCGITSGRDTDKFSELGIKTQTGKTISAPILSDAYVAYECRVTNIIPLGDHDWIVGNITQFYKDESKFASNGLPDFNEISIPLYLGRSKYKLLNKQDNTVDLYTKD, from the coding sequence ATGTTAATGGAAATGAATCAAACAGTAATGCATAGCTATCCAGGAATGGTAGCCCTTGTGACAGCGAAATACAATGACAAGAAAAATATTATGGCTGCGGGTTGGCACAGTTATATTTCATACGACCCTCCAATTTATGGCGTATCTATTGCAAAGGAACGTTACACCTATGACTTAATTGTGAATTCAAAGGAATTTGCTATTAATTTTGTCGCTGCAGAACATGTACATTATATCCAGCATTGTGGGATAACAAGTGGTAGAGATACCGACAAGTTTTCTGAGCTGGGAATTAAGACTCAGACTGGCAAGACCATCTCTGCACCTATATTAAGTGATGCATATGTAGCGTACGAATGTCGTGTAACAAATATTATTCCACTCGGTGATCATGATTGGATAGTAGGTAATATTACCCAGTTTTATAAAGATGAGAGTAAGTTCGCATCAAATGGGTTACCCGATTTTAACGAAATCTCCATCCCATTATATCTTGGTAGATCTAAATACAAACTCTTAAATAAACAAGATAATACTGTTGATTTGTACACGAAGGATTAA